One window of Neochlamydia sp. AcF84 genomic DNA carries:
- a CDS encoding outer membrane beta-barrel protein: MKKFVLLTILFAAFLVPQCVKAVDMEGFYVGATGAANFLQNAKKHRGKFDTGYFGTVDLGYRWCNRFHLEAEVAYRYNKGKKRHHHHNGDLVTSHRHRGHRDTWAAMVNVLYDFDMHWTMAPYVGIGIGYAHIKNERHYNYAGNAHHRYHKNDNQFAWQAVAGVAYPIYYNVDLAVEYRFFDTTTRRHERSNYNHDVGVNLKYYF; encoded by the coding sequence ATGAAAAAATTTGTTCTATTAACAATATTGTTTGCCGCGTTTCTCGTGCCGCAGTGCGTGAAAGCAGTAGACATGGAAGGCTTTTATGTAGGTGCAACTGGAGCAGCAAACTTTCTCCAAAATGCTAAAAAACATAGAGGCAAATTTGATACAGGCTATTTCGGCACTGTAGATCTGGGATACCGCTGGTGCAATCGCTTCCATTTAGAAGCTGAAGTTGCATACAGATATAACAAAGGTAAAAAACGCCACCATCATCACAATGGTGACCTAGTAACTAGCCATCGTCATCGTGGACACCGCGATACTTGGGCAGCAATGGTTAATGTCCTATACGATTTCGACATGCACTGGACTATGGCTCCTTATGTTGGTATTGGTATTGGTTATGCTCACATTAAAAATGAGCGTCATTATAACTATGCTGGTAATGCACACCATAGATACCATAAAAACGATAATCAGTTTGCATGGCAAGCAGTTGCTGGCGTTGCATACCCAATCTACTACAATGTGGATTTAGCTGTTGAATATCGTTTCTTTGATACGACAACTCGTCGTCATGAAAGAAGCAATTACAACCACGACGTTGGTGTAAACTTAAAATATTACTTCTAA
- a CDS encoding DUF2892 domain-containing protein yields MQKNIGTADRIIRFTLAFLLGGLAFQFKSWLLGVMALFTLYEALASWCLLYHLIGKNSCFLPTKPESK; encoded by the coding sequence ATGCAAAAGAACATAGGCACTGCTGATCGAATTATAAGATTTACCTTAGCATTTCTATTGGGCGGATTAGCCTTTCAATTTAAAAGCTGGCTTTTAGGCGTCATGGCACTGTTTACCCTTTATGAAGCATTAGCAAGTTGGTGCCTACTCTATCATTTGATAGGAAAAAACAGTTGCTTTCTGCCTACAAAACCTGAAAGCAAATAA
- a CDS encoding F-box-like domain-containing protein, whose protein sequence is MHPISSVSIESLPNELLLPILEACAGPSLFSVCKRWHHLLASEVMPSLYKKIAQLHFPR, encoded by the coding sequence ATGCATCCTATCTCTTCTGTATCTATTGAAAGCTTGCCCAATGAATTGCTGCTTCCTATCTTAGAGGCTTGCGCAGGTCCTTCCTTATTTAGCGTCTGTAAAAGATGGCATCATCTGCTGGCTTCTGAAGTGATGCCTTCTCTTTATAAAAAAATAGCCCAGCTTCATTTTCCCAGGTGA